In the Euphorbia lathyris chromosome 5, ddEupLath1.1, whole genome shotgun sequence genome, one interval contains:
- the LOC136230876 gene encoding small ribosomal subunit biogenesis GTPase RsgA 1, mitochondrial, with translation MPITSIPLFRHQTPTVHHLLRRITTFRHLPIISAAKPQQQKSHSNNVSRKPQPSKNLLRAKRNFKEYTSLAPVLSREDKPDLSESQAIGTVASAQANFMRVIVQSISSSSPELSRTSDDSKIGVELLCVVRALLKKIKRRVLVGDKVLVGSIDWVDRRGMIENVFQRSSEILDPPVANVDHLLVLFSLEQPKIEPFALTRFLIEAESTGIPLTLALNKSELVDEETLVAWKSRLHGWGYEPVFCSVESKRGLDTLAFILRDQTTVIVGPSGVGKSSLINTLRNNPRACDVSEVDDWVVPILGSKWFDEQRVGEVSTRSGRGKHTTRHVSLLPLSGGGYLADTPGFSQPSLLKVTKQSLAQTFPEIQKMLNASEPAKCSFNDCLHLGEPGCVVKGDWERYPFYFQLLDEIRIREEFQLRTFGTKKEGDMRFKVGDMGVKQAEPRLEPKKHRRKSRKRINQTILDDLDDDEEIDEENDPVLRAIRDENL, from the exons ATGCCGATCACTTCAATACCTCTCTTCCGCCATCAAACCCCCACAGTCCACCACCTCCTCCGCCGCATAACCACTTTTCGCCACCTCCCTATCATCTCCGCAGCGAAGCCGCAGCAACAAAAGAGTCATAGCAATAATGTCTCCAGAAAACCCCAACCGAGCAAGAATCTTCTCCGAGCCAAACGGAATTTTAAGGAATATACCTCCCTCGCTCCGGTGCTATCTCGAGAGGACAAGCCTGATCTCTCCGAATCACAAGCTATCGGCACTGTCGCTTCTGCTCAAGCTAATTTCATGCGCGTCATAGTGCagtctatttcttcttcttctcccgaGCTTTCTAGAACCTCCGATGATAGTAAAATTGGCGTTGAGTTGCTCTGTGTAGTGAGGGCGTTGTTGAAGAAGATAAAGAGGAGAGTGCTAGTCGGGGATAAGGTTCTTGTAGGTTCAATTGATTGGGTGGATCGAAGAGGCATGATAGAGAATGTGTTTCAACGGAGCTCGGAGATTTTGGATCCTCCGGTAGCTAATGTTGATCACTTGTTGGTCCTTTTCTCTTTGGAGCAGCCGAAGATTGAGCCATTCGCTCTCACGAGGTTTTTGATCGAGGCTGAGTCTACCGGTATCCCGTTGACGCTTGCTCTTAATAAATCGGAGCTTGTCGATGAGGAG ACGTTGGTTGCATGGAAATCTAGACTGCACGGCTGGGGCTATGAACCTGTGTTTTGTAGTGTTGAATCCAAGCGTGGACTTGACACTCTTGCATTTATCTTGAGAGATCAAACAACTGTGATTGTGGGTCCCAGTGGAGTTGGGAAGTCTAGCTTGATCAACACTCTGAGAAACAATCCCCGTGCTTGTGATGTTTCAGAAGTTGATGATTGGGTTGTCCCT ATATTAGGCAGTAAGTGGTTTGATGAGCAGCGTGTCGGTGAAGTTTCGACACGAAGCGGCAGAGGGAAGCACACTACTCGTCATGTTTCCTTGCTCCCACTATCTGGAGGGGGTTATCTTGCCGATACTCCTGGATTCAGCCAGCCCAGTTTGCTAAAAGTAACGAAGCAATCTCTTGCACAGACATTCCCTGAA ATCCAGAAAATGCTTAATGCTAGTGAACCTGCTAAATGCTCATTCAATGATTGTTTACATCTTGGTGAACCTGGGTGCGTTGTGAAAGGAGATTGGGAAAGATATCCCTTCTATTTTCAGCTTCTTGATGAGATCAGAATCAGGGAGGAATTTCAGTTGAGGACATTTGGAACCAAAAAGGAGGGTGATATGAG GTTCAAAGTTGGAGATATGGGAGTGAAGCAAGCTGAACCTCGTTTGGAGCCGAAGAAGCACAGAAGAAAGTCTCGCAAAAGGATCAACCAAACAATACTGGATGACTTGGATGATGACGAAGAGATAGATGAAGAAAACGATCCCGTCTTGAGGGCAATAAGGGATGAAAATCTCTAG